The DNA segment AACATCCACGCCGCGTCGCCGTCCCACCCCGTCCGCTGTTTGACCAaaccttaaatatatttgactttATAATTGAGTGATGTCGAAgcatatgataaaatatttgcatttgaatttttaaggGGGTCAAATGTGGAATACATAGATGGCCCAATAAGGTTTGTATCACCAGACGATCCAAACCCTCCGGCCGAGCGCGACGGCAATCCCACGACTGATACCGGTCGTTTCTCTCAAGACACACCTCGCACACCTCTCAACAAGAGAAATAGACTTTTTTCGGATATTCTTATCGCGCATTCAACACTGCCAGGTATTATTCTTATCtattgtagtttttattttatttttatatgtattataaaagcaTGTCACATTTATAGTATGGGCACATTGCAGGTAACGTTTCGTACCGAGATCCAGAGGAAGGATCCTGGTATATCCAGACGCTATGCGAGGTTTTTGCGGCTCGCGCCCATGACTGCCATGTAGATAAGCTATTCACACTCGTAGACAAACACCTACATGAACGATTTCACATACAGACTTCGTCTGTTGACAAATGGGGTTTCAACAAGAGACTCTACCTACATCCTGGTCTCTATCAGGACTGAACCGCCTATTTGAATATGTTTTCATACGACCAGAATATGTGATATTAATTATGAGAGATCTAGCTGGAGCCTTTACAAGTTTAAGTTATTCTTTTGTATTAGTTTAAGTGTGTTTAAATGAGTATCGGTTCTACTGAAGAGGCAGATGTGATTTTGCAATTTATACAAGATTAttccaataaatttatttttatataaaaaaaatccacatGGAAATGTAGTTATTTAGAAACTTGTTTCaatcttcttttattttatctctCTATCATCTACCTAAACATGGTACTGGGAGGGGAGAATGTCAAACAATTGTGATCGCGCCGACGGACGTAATGAGAACCTGTTGGCGATCTCAATCGGATAGCCCCCCCACATCCCTGCGCTCACGCACTTACGAGTGGAAGTGAAGAATTATCTGCCAAactaaaaatacctttttaattttgagaTTGTGTGGCCTtcgattatttaatttaaaattatgcgCCCACAACAAACTGATTTAAATTTGcataataaactattataaGTCTAGTCCTGATACTTCTTGTGAGGATACGCCGACATGAGTTTGATTTTGTGTTATACTTCACACTAACCTATATAATTGTTAACCGTGCGCCATTTTATCAAACGcgattatttgataattttcatttcacaCTCATCAAGCAATTGAATCTTTCAATCAATTAAACTATTAGTATTACTAgtcaaaaaataagtaattgtctggaaattgataatttaactAACTCACTCAAAACAGTTGCAGATGTAAACCCTTTTTTTTTAGAAGGCATTGCCTGTAGTTTCTCTCGGTTAAAGAACAAAAGgcatatacaattaaaaacattcagttttattttgtaattttaaactttcaaTTGTCGCCACCTAACAATTGGATgttaaaacaatgaaaaagaaaaaaattatcgatCGGACATGGatgttgtaaaaatattaagtttgcTATAGTTGAGACGTTTTTGGAAACAGTACCCTTTATCACTAACCTTCATGAAAGTATCTTTACATTGTTTCTTCGATTTCCTCTCGCTGTCTAGGTtgtcttttataaaatctgcatatttatttattttctctaaCCACCTTTGTATCGGATTAATCAAAGAACTTTGATACAGCCAATTCAAAATGGATGTTTTAGACCACCATGTttgaaatgatttaaaatcaTATGCGACAACACCCCAATACCAattctttttgttttcatttttatcaTGATACTTTTGCCAGTTCACACAACACTTTATAAATTGTGAGTCAACATTTTCCTCAACAATAATTTCAGCAATTTGTGCTAAAGTAGTGTTAAAAAGTTGCGGTTGTAAATACATGTCGCTAGTAGATATTGAGTGGGAGGAAATATCAGTTGCAATGCTTCCTCTAGTGGCAACAACTTCTAGACTTGGAAGCCAAACATTTGATACAACCAAAGTTGAAGTGACTAAAGTTAAGAAACTGCTCAAATAACTAAGGGTAAGAGTGAAGCAGGCACAGCAGACAGACTTCATTAACTCATTCATTAAAGTTTTGTTGCATGTAACTGAAAGATcagtatatgtaaaaaatccTCTCATCAGAGCCTGCTTCATTGCCACTTGTCTCTCGAGCCATAAAAGTCcaatttcaaatgttttttcattaatgtataaattccATTCCTGAAAAGATTACAAGTCTAATAAAGGTCACTTTAGTTGTAACTTTGAAACagctgaatatatttttaatgatcaTGATTTGTTGGATTTGTATcccaaacaaacaaacaaatataatttttatttaaaattacaaaaacaatgaGAAAAAGATTAAGCTAGAAACAAAATCTGTTgctctgtttttttttttattgtagggataataaatatatttgtacattaaaatactacttacaATAGCATTTAGAAAGTCTGCTTCAAGTTTGTTCAGTTGGTGAAGATCAAGCCCTCCAGAGGCAGCCCATTCAGAACATATCACTTCATCATCTTCACCATCATCTTGGAGAAACTTGTTACTAACCATCTACAGAACATTTattgtactatattttattcatttatgaaTCACtgattagaaataattaatactttaGAAATTACCAAAGAGACTAGAAATAGATCAGCTGGAGAAGTTGCAGTTAAGTAGTCAGGATTGCAAAGTTTGAGTCGCTCTAAATACAGGATTGCAAGAACAAGTGCACATGGTGAAACACAGGCAGAATGAGCTATGCTTGCTGCTTGGTCTGCATGCAGCCGCCGTACAGAGTGTCCTCTTTGAGCCATTGACCACACCTCACATGATATTTCTGCATAAGAAGAGGTCTAAAGGTAAGTTGCCAAATggatataaaaagttaaacacaaaaaaaattaatttgctaGATCTTCTTActtaatttactatatttcaaagatatttaatacaataaacaataaaaacctGTGACTGGAAGGCTTAAGCATGTTAGAGTGGGTAGCTGCCCGTAGTATAGTGTCTTAGAAATCCTTTTTAAAAACTCCTGATGGTCTCCCACactctacaaaataaaaatgtttacaataaatggatcaattaacatatttgtaaattatattgttatatcatAACATTGAACATGTGCAAATCTgggaatataataatgttgctTTGAGTTAAAAGGTATACAAGTCACAAGCTAGCCTAaagtttaatgaaacaaatgcAAATTTTACACAAGAGCCCTATTGGAGGGGTACCACTAGACACTAGTCCATTTCTGTTTTTAGAAACAggacaaaaatatttcgtatTGTGATTGACGTCACAATCTTTACATCGTACATAAATACTACgtcattacaattttaatttttcctttttaaaagtgaatttgctattatatattagggaATACTTACgtgtaacattatttacatgaaAAGTGTAAccataaagttttattttattaattacgataaaattataaacgtgACAAattctatctatatatatatattaattattttatataaataccgCGAACAGGCCATGACATACATTATTGACCTTATTATCTTACCTTTATATTGCCTTTTGACCCTTCTTTTCTTCTTTTAGATATACTAGACATTGTAAAGGTTAGAATTCTCTTCAATCATTTAAATACCTAAATAGTTAATTGTAACTCAAGTtgcaaattacaataattttaaggcAAGCCGCAGTCACTAGTAATAGCTGCCTATTACTACAGAGTACAGTAAAGAAAAAgagtataaagtatttaaaagtataatttataccgtaggtaaaatattattaccaaCATCTGTGAatgtagtttataataatgatattagatatattataacaaatacaattcaaataatttaaattatgaaatttagtGAAGTGCAGTGCAGTGACTCCAAAGTAATGAAGTTTTTCCAAATAAGTTATGACTTAAAGGTCTATGTTACCaggtcataaaataaaaataattatataatatatatagaagggcttgaatttaaagttttatttatttatttcctatttttacagtaacttaatactaatgcaatagaaaactaaactaaaaacataacaagtaaaaacttaattaaaatctaaaccattttataactaattataaataatgcaattcttgcgaattcagccagtgtgcaaataaaaacatctgtctcacaagcaataatatttagggTTCGCAAGACACGCGTAAATGGTGCTTCTCTGAGTTAGTTCTTACGCGCCCGAGGCACTGCCAGCAATTGCATTGGCGATCGCTTACCACGCCGAGAGTGGTTATTTGGCACACGCAGCCCCAGTTTCTCCATCATTtccgcattatatattttacctctaaggaccttaaaaaaatataatgtgataGTAAGGTCCCTCCTGACCTCTAACTTGTTGTATCCCACCAtacccaagacaaacaaagtTGGATACATTACTGGGTAATGTGTGATACACTCCATACAACCTCATGTAAATGTATctcgtaaatttattttgaatacgcAGAGAGCATTAGagaatatttcttttcttgtGGGGCCCAAATCATAGAGTTTTATTGTACCTACTAGGGTAACAGCCACCTCGGCAACTTGTATTGACAATATCCTAACATGTGTTTCTTAAAAAGTTTTAGGCTAGTGTAGGCGAAAcacttaagttttaaaataaaccgcTGCCCTTTTATTATAGCAAAATAATGTTCCTATTTGCATACATGAGTTTTTTAGACGCATTAGCTGCagtgatattataaaaaacatttaaacaactaaaatttaaaaaaaaacgaatgaTCTTTAGGGTGT comes from the Pieris brassicae chromosome 4, ilPieBrab1.1, whole genome shotgun sequence genome and includes:
- the LOC123708291 gene encoding protein CNPPD1 isoform X1; translation: MSSISKRRKEGSKGNIKSVGDHQEFLKRISKTLYYGQLPTLTCLSLPVTEISCEVWSMAQRGHSVRRLHADQAASIAHSACVSPCALVLAILYLERLKLCNPDYLTATSPADLFLVSLMVSNKFLQDDGEDDEVICSEWAASGGLDLHQLNKLEADFLNAIEWNLYINEKTFEIGLLWLERQVAMKQALMRGFFTYTDLSVTCNKTLMNELMKSVCCACFTLTLSYLSSFLTLVTSTLVVSNVWLPSLEVVATRGSIATDISSHSISTSDMYLQPQLFNTTLAQIAEIIVEENVDSQFIKCCVNWQKYHDKNENKKNWYWGVVAYDFKSFQTWWSKTSILNWLYQSSLINPIQRWLEKINKYADFIKDNLDSERKSKKQCKDTFMKVSDKGYCFQKRLNYSKLNIFTTSMSDR
- the LOC123708291 gene encoding protein CNPPD1 isoform X2; protein product: MAQRGHSVRRLHADQAASIAHSACVSPCALVLAILYLERLKLCNPDYLTATSPADLFLVSLMVSNKFLQDDGEDDEVICSEWAASGGLDLHQLNKLEADFLNAIEWNLYINEKTFEIGLLWLERQVAMKQALMRGFFTYTDLSVTCNKTLMNELMKSVCCACFTLTLSYLSSFLTLVTSTLVVSNVWLPSLEVVATRGSIATDISSHSISTSDMYLQPQLFNTTLAQIAEIIVEENVDSQFIKCCVNWQKYHDKNENKKNWYWGVVAYDFKSFQTWWSKTSILNWLYQSSLINPIQRWLEKINKYADFIKDNLDSERKSKKQCKDTFMKVSDKGYCFQKRLNYSKLNIFTTSMSDR